In the genome of Phlebotomus papatasi isolate M1 chromosome 2, Ppap_2.1, whole genome shotgun sequence, one region contains:
- the LOC129803794 gene encoding uncharacterized protein LOC129803794, with translation MMCRLCLEDNINDGVTCEDFPEISEIVKSTLDIDMNEENEYPRTICATCYEIIMEYYSFRTRCIENQKTLKIRLIKQKVAEMRRKTIEDDNEVIFVGIIKPEKEQEPVVQSQESDEEIRGFTGKTYGEDVSKKRKLTEVAEMEENCKVRRTESQMERYGIIPCSVAVKRLTAEAIERIIKLYQWKRNHSNDHNYIRIQAPSVDPPRNKSVIQVVRTYCSGTKSISSQNTSPAARNDTGESSKSRIEQPNSASPRLKVLSSAEINSRAQQHHRLSCTLINNRGKLDFNFTDEKNNEINFWSMTERQKKDILSTFEPEEVLQKLRKYFKVTPITRDMEAKLLSLYQGTIPFSVIVED, from the exons ATGATGTGTCGACTGTGTCTGGAAGACAACATCAATGATGGAGTAACTTGTGAAGATTTCCCTGAAATATCGGAAATTGTTAAAAGTACTTTAGACATTGAT ATGAACGAAGAGAATGAGTATCCACGAACTATTTGTGCTACCTGCTATGAAATTATAATGGAATATTATTCATTCCGGACACGGTGTATTGAGAATCAGAAGACTCTTAAAATCAGACTTATTAAGCAGAAGGTGGCTGAAATGAGAAGAAAAACGATTGAGGATGACAATGAAGTTATTTTTGTGGGTATTATTAAGCCAGAAAAGGAACAGGAGCCTGTAGTTCAAAGTCAGGAAAGTGATGAAGAAATACGAGGGTTCACGGGTAAAACTTATGGAGAAGATGTAAGTAAAAAAAGGAAGTTGACAGAAGTGGCGGAAATGGAAGAGAATTGCAAGGTGAGGAGGACAGAGAGTCAAATGGAAAGGTATGGAATAATTCCGTGCAGTGTTGCTGTCAAGAGACTTACAGCCGAAGCCATTGAGAGGATCATCAAATTGTACCAATGGAAAAGAAATCACAGTAACGATCACAACTATATTCGCATTCAGGCACCGTCTGTTGATCCACCGAGAAATAAAAGTGTGATCCAGGTAGTCAGGACGTACTGCAGCGGCACCAAAAGTATTTCCAGCCAAAATACCTCACCAGCTGCCCGGAATGATACTGGCGAGAGCTCTAAGAGTCGAATTGAACAACCAAATTCTGCCTCACCACGTTTAAAGGTACTGTCCAGTGCTGAAATCAATTCTCGGGCACAGCAACATCACAGGCTATCTTGCACTCTCATCAACAATCGGGGAAAGCTAGATTTCAATTTCACCGATGAAAAGAATAACGAAATTAATTTCTGGAGCATGACTGAACGGCAGAAGAAGGACATCCTGAGTACATTTGAACCAGAAGAGGTTTTACAGAAActcagaaaatatttcaaagtaaCCCCAATCACACGGGACATGGAGGCTAAATTGCTATCGCTCTATCAGGGTACCATCCCATTCTCCGTGATTGTTGAAGATTAA
- the LOC129803827 gene encoding peptidyl-prolyl cis-trans isomerase-like 1, with product MIQAAGAASGIPDKAWQPHFVSLETSMGEIVLELYWKHAPNTCRNFAELVRRGYYNGTVFHRIIRDFMIQGGDPTGTGRGGTSIYGGEFADEIHSDLKHTGAGILSMANSGPNTNGSQFFITLAPTQWLDGKHTIFGRIHTGMQVVKRMGMVETDKNDRPVDNVQIVKGRVEKF from the exons atgattcaaGCAGCTGGTGCAGCATCTGGTATTCCTGATAAGGCTTGGCAGCCACATTTTGTCTCCCTTGAAACATC AATGGGGGAAATCGTGCTGGAATTGTACTGGAAGCATGCTCCAAACACCTGCCGGAACTTCGCTGAGTTGGTCCGGAGAGGCTACTACAATGGTACGGTGTTTCACAGGATCATCAGGGACTTTATGATTCAGGGAGGTGATCCAACAGGTACTGGAAGAGGTGGAACATCAATCTACGGGGGTGAATTTGCCGATGAAATCCATTCAGATCTCAAGCATACAGGAGCTGGAATTCTATCAATGGCCAATTCGGGTCCCAATACCAATGGATCGCAGTTCTTCATTACTCTGGCGCCAACGCAATGGCTCGATGGGAAGCACACTATTTTCGGACGGATCCACACGGGAATGCAAGTGGTAAAGAGGATGGGAATGGTGGAAACTGATAAAAATGATCGCCCAGTGGACAATGTACAGATTGTAAAAGGTCGAGTGGAGAAATTCTAa
- the LOC129803821 gene encoding uncharacterized protein LOC129803821, translating to MKCSVENCENSSRGSKKKPGVSFHYFPMDKTMGVQWLRALGWKNRIVSSNTRICSDHFEECYKDRSLGFKVRLRKDAIPTIFDSRGEESVEEETFGALPADSIVIDYTEEMEDESENAKSDKDCGKEESEEENSQDFEAMYKNQCRLVQGLYQELQMSENECDGLRKELEELEMKFSKLQNLMQLMTPFERLIIENEIFPEGPSDEIHKFSSSLYNISPLAYDFVQKSLLTSLPDVENLPELEEL from the exons ATGAAGTGCTCagtagaaaattgtgaaaattcatCTCGAGGATCTAAAAAAAAGCCCGGAGTATCTTTTCACTA TTTCCCCATGGACAAGACGATGGGTGTGCAGTGGTTGAGAGCCCTGGGCTGGAAGAATCGTATTGTGAGCTCCAATACGAGGATCTGCAGTGATCACTTTGAAGAGTGCTACAAAGATAGATCATTGGGATTCAAAGTGCGCCTCCGCAAGGACGCAATTCCGACTATTTTTGATTCCCGGGGAGAGGAATCGGTTGAAGAGGAGACTTTTGGGGCACTTCCTGCAGATAGTATTGTTATAGATTACACCGAAGAGATGGAGGATGAAAGTGAAAATGCAAAAAGTGACAAAGATTGTGGAAAAGAAGAGTCCGAAGAGGAAAATTCACAAGACTTCGAAGCAATGTACAAAAATCAGTGTCGCTTGGTTCAGGGACTCTATCAGGAGCTCCAGATGAGTGAGAATGAGTGCGATGGACTGCGAAAAGAACTCGAGGAGTTGGAGATGAAATTCTCCAAACTGCAGAACCTCATGCAATTGATGACACCCTTTGAAAGGCTCATAATTGAAAATGAGATCTTCCCGGAAGGTCCCAgtgatgaaattcacaaattttccaGCAGCTTGTACAATATTTCTCCCCTTGCCTACGATTTTGTTCAGAAATCACTGCTAACATCGCTTCCGGACGTGGAAAATCTTCCAGAATTGGAagaattgtaa
- the LOC129803791 gene encoding ethanolaminephosphotransferase 1 isoform X1 translates to MESKMDFEYLSQEHLDGFENYKYSSIDTSPLSIYVMHPFWNHLVRYFPRWVAPNVMTFLGFLFTALNFVMLSWYDWGFWASSDLPGTQPIPNWFWALAAFNLFLAYTLDGIDGKQARRIGLSGPLGELFDHGLDSYTAALIPACLYSVFGRLAPSISPMRMFYITWMVFFNFYLSHWEKYNTGVLYLPWGYDLSMWGSTLMFLVTYIGTYSMWKIPFPFGLTSGSAMESILHACALSSLPMSLYNLYNSYRNKTGKMRPPLEALRPLLPFVTFLVIFMVWVHKSPSNIMEREPRGLFLLSGTIFSNISCRLIVAQMSSTRCEAVHWMTPIFVTGILAGMTFPSMELFILYALCVGTTLCHWHYGTMVVQQLCRKFNRVCFSVTPAKVP, encoded by the exons ATGGAGTCAAAGATGGATTTTGAGTATTTGTCACAGGAGCATTTAGATGGATTCGAGAATTACAAG TACAGCTCTATAGATACCTCACCGCTCAGCATTTATGTGATGCATCCGTTCTGGAATCACCTAGTGAGGTACTTTCCGCGATGGGTGGCGCCCAATGTGATGACATTTCTGGGATTCCTCTTCACCGCACTCAATTTTGTCATGCTCTCATGGTATGATTGGGGCTTTTGGGCCAGCAGCGATCTACCCGGCACTCAGCCCATTCCCAATTGGTTCTGGGCTCTGGCAGCCTTCAATCTCTTCCTAGCTTATACTCTGGATGGGATTGATGGGAAACAGGCTCGTCGGATTGGATTGTCTGGGCCCCTGGGGGAGCTCTTTGATCACGGCCTTGATTCCTATACAGCCGCTCTGATTCCAGCCTGCTTGTATAGCGTCTTTGGCCGATTGGCTCCCTCAATTTCGCCCATGAGGATGTTCTACATCACTTGGATGGTATTCTTCAACTTCTACCTGTCCCACTGGGAGAAGTACAACACTGGTGTCCTCTACCTCCCCTGGGGCTACGATCTCAGCATGTGGGGCTCAACGCTGATGTTCCTAGTGACATATATTGGAACTTACAGCATGTGGAAAATTCCATTTCCCTTTGGATTAACTTCCGGTTCAGCTATGGAGTCAATTCTGCACGCCTGTGCCCTCTCCAGTCTCCCCATGTCCCTCTACAATCTCTACAA TTCATATCGAAATAAAACGGGTAAAATGCGTCCCCCTTTGGAGGCTCTGCGTCCACTGCTGCCCTTCGTCACATTCCTGGTGATCTTTATGGTGTGGGTGCATAAGTCTCCGAGCAATATCATGGAACGTGAGCCTCGTGGACTTTTCCTGCTCAGCGGCACGATTTTCAGCAACATTAGCTGTCGCCTGATTGTGGCTCAGATGTCCAGTACTCGATGTGAAGCTGTCCACTGGATGacaccaatttttgtgactggGATTCTGGCTGGAATGACATTCCCATCCATGGAGCTCTTCATACTCTATGCACTGTGCGTGGGGACGACTCTATGTCACTGGCATTACGGTACAATGGTTGTTCAGCAGCTGTGCAGAAAGTTCAACCGGGTGTGCTTCTCCGTGACACCAGCCAAAGTCCCATGA
- the LOC129803791 gene encoding ethanolaminephosphotransferase 1 isoform X2: MDSRITSSIDTSPLSIYVMHPFWNHLVRYFPRWVAPNVMTFLGFLFTALNFVMLSWYDWGFWASSDLPGTQPIPNWFWALAAFNLFLAYTLDGIDGKQARRIGLSGPLGELFDHGLDSYTAALIPACLYSVFGRLAPSISPMRMFYITWMVFFNFYLSHWEKYNTGVLYLPWGYDLSMWGSTLMFLVTYIGTYSMWKIPFPFGLTSGSAMESILHACALSSLPMSLYNLYNSYRNKTGKMRPPLEALRPLLPFVTFLVIFMVWVHKSPSNIMEREPRGLFLLSGTIFSNISCRLIVAQMSSTRCEAVHWMTPIFVTGILAGMTFPSMELFILYALCVGTTLCHWHYGTMVVQQLCRKFNRVCFSVTPAKVP, from the exons ATGGATTCGAGAATTACAAG CTCTATAGATACCTCACCGCTCAGCATTTATGTGATGCATCCGTTCTGGAATCACCTAGTGAGGTACTTTCCGCGATGGGTGGCGCCCAATGTGATGACATTTCTGGGATTCCTCTTCACCGCACTCAATTTTGTCATGCTCTCATGGTATGATTGGGGCTTTTGGGCCAGCAGCGATCTACCCGGCACTCAGCCCATTCCCAATTGGTTCTGGGCTCTGGCAGCCTTCAATCTCTTCCTAGCTTATACTCTGGATGGGATTGATGGGAAACAGGCTCGTCGGATTGGATTGTCTGGGCCCCTGGGGGAGCTCTTTGATCACGGCCTTGATTCCTATACAGCCGCTCTGATTCCAGCCTGCTTGTATAGCGTCTTTGGCCGATTGGCTCCCTCAATTTCGCCCATGAGGATGTTCTACATCACTTGGATGGTATTCTTCAACTTCTACCTGTCCCACTGGGAGAAGTACAACACTGGTGTCCTCTACCTCCCCTGGGGCTACGATCTCAGCATGTGGGGCTCAACGCTGATGTTCCTAGTGACATATATTGGAACTTACAGCATGTGGAAAATTCCATTTCCCTTTGGATTAACTTCCGGTTCAGCTATGGAGTCAATTCTGCACGCCTGTGCCCTCTCCAGTCTCCCCATGTCCCTCTACAATCTCTACAA TTCATATCGAAATAAAACGGGTAAAATGCGTCCCCCTTTGGAGGCTCTGCGTCCACTGCTGCCCTTCGTCACATTCCTGGTGATCTTTATGGTGTGGGTGCATAAGTCTCCGAGCAATATCATGGAACGTGAGCCTCGTGGACTTTTCCTGCTCAGCGGCACGATTTTCAGCAACATTAGCTGTCGCCTGATTGTGGCTCAGATGTCCAGTACTCGATGTGAAGCTGTCCACTGGATGacaccaatttttgtgactggGATTCTGGCTGGAATGACATTCCCATCCATGGAGCTCTTCATACTCTATGCACTGTGCGTGGGGACGACTCTATGTCACTGGCATTACGGTACAATGGTTGTTCAGCAGCTGTGCAGAAAGTTCAACCGGGTGTGCTTCTCCGTGACACCAGCCAAAGTCCCATGA